The following DNA comes from Thunnus thynnus chromosome 3, fThuThy2.1, whole genome shotgun sequence.
TAGTGTCCAATAAACTTGATCATGTTTCCAATAAACAGTTACATCCAGAACGACGAGTAACTCCCGCAGCAACAAGCTGCCCCACTATGTGGTGTAAAACTGTGCATCGTCCGGGCGGAAACACCTAACCAGGCAAAGGTTCCTGTTTATAGACTTGAGCGTTAATTGGTTCCTACAACTAATTATAATATAACACTCTGAAGGAAGTTAGTCTACATAACGAGTAGTTTCACTCTtcatactttaagtacattttgctgataatactcttgtacttgtactgtaattaagtaacattttgaattcaggatttttacttgtaatggagtgttTTTAGACcacagtatttctacttttgcTGGAGtaatgatctgaatacttcttccactactggcAGTGAGTTGGCTGGTTAATCAATATggatacacacagtatatggaAACATGGAGACTGATCGCATGTCTCTACATCACATTTTCCCTGAAGCACATTTCACATACAGTAGCCTCAGcttgtgcctctcatgtattGACCATCAGATTCTCTTAAAGATAATTAACTTACGATGTTTGTGCTTTTATGGTGCAGCCGGCGGAAAATGCTTTCACCCAGATGGTTAGAAGACTAGACACAAGCCAAATTAGCCAAATTATGACGCTTTCAACTCATAAATGTTTCAACTTctccatttttcttgttttgaccTTTTGGTCCCTCAGTCTTGCCGTATGTcaacgtttttttttgtttgttttgttttgtttaaactttattGTGTCACATAACAGAGCAATGGTTACTgagattgatttatttataaataaattatttatctttatatGAAATGTAACTCCCCCCAgctcagtttatttattttattttttaacttttcttctgCAAAGcgtaaaatgaatattttgctATTCTGTATATGATCACTGTGTGGAGAAGGAAACTGTAACTGTTTTTTATGCcaattaaaaataacagaaaaacagtaaaaacaaacaaactacattatatatttaaatacatgaaatgtttttttaagtgcaAAATAGTTAATAGTAATAGTTATCCCTCTTCAATCAAGTGGCGTTAATTAATGTctagtctatttttttttttaacaaaaaatagacttcacaaattacatttaagaaatgaaaagagaaaattacCATTAAGGATgatggtgtatatatatatatatatatatatatatatatatatatatatatatattctgtctAACAATAAACCAACTATTAGCTATACATGagataaaagacaaaatcaatTGATATATTTcctacattttacagtttttgtccACTTTGGAGAGggattaacagaaaaaaaaagctaaaaatagaTACAATGTTTACCCAATCTCAAAAAGATCATCTtgtgttatattattgtatttctattccatttttttcttttatcaatgtttttatattttattattattattatattagtaaTATTGCTGCAGTAAAAAAGAAAGCGACACATGTAGTTCTATAAAACATAATGCTGTGAGGTCCAAACAGCATAGTTTTATTGCTCAGCTTTCTGCAAGGGTACAAGAAGTTTATTATTTTGCTTCTTTATTGTCCTTATGTACAGGTGTCAGATACAAGCTCACAGAGCAGCTGATGTGAAAAACTATGaacacatatactgtaataataaatacaaaaccagataggaaataaaagaaacaaaaacatggtgcagtaaaaaaaaaaaaaaaaaaaaaaaattcctgttTTGTACTGAATCAAAAGTAATTTACACACACCCGAGAATTTGCACAATAAACCTGTAAATGTGTATTTCAAAGTGTGGGGAGAGAGATTGTTGAACATTACACGACTCATTGTGGATTGTAACAGATCAAACTGTTAAATGAACATCTGATCTTACATCATTTTTAAAGGTCTGGCGCTCATTTGGCCATTTTATGCAATTAGATTCATCAAAATCAATCAGATTACACTAAAATCGCCTCACATCATCGCTTTGAAATCTACAAAAAATTAACAGTGATCTTCAAAATAGTCAACAATGTCCGACGGTGATGGCTAAAGGAGAAAGTTTTGATTTCACCTCGTCTGGAAACACTCAATCCCCACAACTTTTGCACTGAAGACTGAACCAGCCAGAAAACTTGGTGCCAACAAAAAGTAACAAAGAGCAGAAGTGGATTGTGTACACTGGACAAACATACATGTGTGCATATCaagaacatgtgtgtgtatatatatatatgtgtgtatctacATAAAAATCAATCAGTCCATTAACTATTTGGTAAATAGAAGGAAGTGTCCGATTATAACTTGGAGCCCAAGTATGCATAAATGTGTGCAAAAGAACTTGTAATGCATTTATTTCTATTCTGCCACTGAGTCCTGTTATTAAAggtaaaatcaaataaattctCTGCAACTGTACAAAGACGACAATTTTGATGtactcttttttgttttgtcccatGATGACCAcgaaataaaacacacaaggtTTCAGAGTATCGGCTAACAAACTGTTCATGGTTGCAAATAAATGCAGGCAGTATacatgttcaaaaaaaaaaaaaaaaaaagaacatttaactAATTTTTCCAAGTCAAAACGTTTTCTAAGAGTAATACTTATGCAAATAAATAGGCTTTATTTCTTGAGCATCCATTCACGCAGAGGTTTTAGATGGAGAGGCTCTGCTGATAAAAGACGCTTCTCgctgttttttttcaagtgaCGTTTCATTTTGGTTGAACATTTTCACCGTGTAGCACACTCAGGAGTCCAGCAGCAGTCAACATATCTGAAGCCGCCAACAGCATTCAGTCCATTTCATTGCTTTTAATAAATCATGTTGCATACAGACTGttcatataaatatgaaatCCAGACATCCAAAGCAGCAAACGCTCAATCATGTTCTCCTGTTAAGGTGTACGTGCCAAAAAGTGAAAGTGATCGACCAAAGGAAAATTTCACTTTAAACTGACACTCTATCATGGGTTTAAAGACAGGGCCTCTGAAATATAGTTTCCATCAAAACCAGTTTATCCCTCCTCACATACTAGcctaataaatgtaaaataataataaaaaaaaaaaaccttaaaaaaaaaacaacaaaggacAACTTCACCTGAGAATGCAAAGAGGTCTGTGACAGACATCAACATGCTTGCATTTACATTGAACAGAAAGAACAAGCAACAATATACAAAATAGCTATGTATTTGTACATATATACTCAAAAATTACAGGTGTATAGATACTTTTTTACTCTGTATATTTCTAATGTAGTTGTATAGCAAATGAAACATGATATATTTTAATCTAACGAGAAGAAAGCACTCCTGCCATCACTGCTCAGTTTGTAAAGTGCTCTAAAGTCacgaaagagagagaaagaaatatttctgccttttttttaaaaccgaTGACTGAAAATAGACGTCTGCCTTGAATAGCTTTTTATCAAGCCTGGTCCCGTGGACAGTTGTGCCCTATTCACATGTGATCTGACAGGAAGTGTGCAGGActggataaaaaaagaaaaaaaaaaaaacacaaaaaaaaacatgcatactTATTTCTGCTGGAGACAAATGTTGTGActgagagaagaggaagacaaacCGGGCTCAGCGGTGAGGTTTCGATCAGCTCTGCAGCATCGGATACGGGATACTGTGCTAAGTGGGATTCATCTACAAAATGTCTAAAACTTCCTCGCATACAAGCGTACGTTCGTATACACATGCAGCAACACGGAGACGCACACGTTTACAAGagctgtggacacactgtgcaGCGATCCAGATTAAACAACGAGATTCATACCTTCTTCTTCACCAGAGTCCgtttgtcctctttttttttctttttttattttaaagaccACACAACAAGCTCGACTCAAAAACGCCACAAAACATCAGACCTACATCCAAGTCagagtttcatttcaaaacGATATATTTACTAAATGAGAGCTGGTATGAAAATTGTACTCATTATGTAGTATCACTGTAAAAACTGATCACTTTTATTATGGATTCAAACTAAATCTGTTACATATCATTTTGGAATGAAACCCTTCAAATATCAAAGCATTACACTGAGGTAGGATGAATTTGTGGCGCTCCAACAAGGTGAAACACACGAACGCTGCAGCCAATGGGGGGCGTGGGTGGATGTAAAGGTTTGAGGATAAAGATGGCTACCAAGGGCAAGATATGGCTACCTGCAGAATACGTGTGTTAAAAATTCAGTAGCATGACAAAGAGCAATTAAATCGGTTCAAATTGCAAAACAAAATAGTGACTAACTGTTCGCTAATGCCTGGGATTTTGCAAGATGTTGAGCAATAAGTTGATAATCTGCTTCctgaattgatttgatttaaaaggAGATGACCAGGCGGTGCCGATCTTTTCACCATTTCTTCTTCTGACTGCAAAGAGGAGCTgacaaaaatcaaaagaaacTCCCACTCACAATGATgatacaacacaaaaacagttaCGCTGCAGCTCTTAACTTGATTTCTCTGTATTTAACCATTAGTCACATGAACTACACCAAAacagaaccaaaaaaaaaaaaaaaagaatgacgGGATGTCTCTCTAGCAGCTGTTCAAACAGATATTGATAAGGGAAGAATGTGGACAGCGgtgagaaaagaggaagactGCAGGCTGGTCGAAGGCTCTGAGCGAGCGTGTCGGCACGTCGCAGTGACAGTAATAGTCTGAGAGTCCTGCACACAGTTACACATGTAcaaacacgcacaaacacactctccgATGTGTCTCTCATTCCACCGCGAAGCCACAGGTCTCCTCGATCGCAGTCAGCAGCTTGTCGTATAGTTTGTCGTAGCTCTCGTAGGGCGGAATGTCGATCCGATTGAAgctggagaaagaaagagaaagtccACGTGAATAAAGGTATTTacagatgtaaataataaaactaatggTGGCTGAATTTCATGGTCCTGCTATTGTGTGTGTTGGCTCATTGTCACACTGAAAAGAATCCTTTTCAAttacaaaaatgaataacaacaataaaagcttttgcatgttgtgtgtgtgtgtgtgtgcaggtgcatGTGAGACACACCAGGTATGGGCTTTGGGCAGATTGTTGGTGTTGGCATCGATCTGGTGAATGGTGAAGAGTCTGGGCCCTGCAGCACCTGCAGTCAGAACACAAACGGGATTTAATCGCAGTTCAGCATCAAAATCCCGACATAGTTCTTAGTTTTCACAAAGAATGATCAAAGACACCTTTTATGAGCAGTGAAAGGGAAACTATTAGGACTGGAAACAGTTTGATAGTCACATAGAGTCAGGTAAGTACCCTGTAAAGCCTTGAAGCCTTGCAGCGGGACTCTGGATGAGCCGGTAACAAACTGCAGTAGCCGGGCCCTCCTCTCCTCGTCAAACGACTCAACCGCTTTCCAAAACCACTTGACGATGTTGCTGTCGGGGGTGCAGTGCTTCAGACGAGTGTTGGACTTCCAGTCGGAGATGTCGATCTTTCCCAGGCCACACACgatcagctggaggaggaggaggaggaggagaagtagAGACAAACTTTAACATGAAGTTAGCATACTGCGGTAGTGTACAATGGAAGATATTTTTAGCaccaaacaggaaaaacaaaaatgatgagtgtgtatgtaaagAAGGGATGCTGATGACAACTGTACTATATTTGGGTCACTTTGATTTTGAAATAGTTTTCTCAAGTACCTCGAGTTCCTTCTCGTCGAAGGCTTTGAGCAGATGCTGCGGGATAACCTCATTAAAGCCTTTCTGCAGGGCCAGAAACTGAGCCTCGATGCCATGCAGGAAACGCCAGTTCACATACAACCTGCAGAGGataaaagagaggagggaggagaggaaacacaaagggatCATCATCTTCACACTGAATTAATGACACCGCAACAGTATGTTctgaaattaaagctgagacaaCCTCCGACCTCCTGTGTTGCCTTTTTAATTCAGAAGGTAAATATCTTTCTAATATTAGTTTACGaagatgctttaaaaaaacatccttcTCTCCGTACCTGACATACTCCTTCTTGGTATCCTCTGAGACGGGGATACTCTTGCCGTTGGGTTTGAGCTCGTGTTGGATGATTTCTCCGTAGGCGTTGTGCTCTACACAGAAGGTGTGGTCCAGGACGCCAGTGATGTCATTGTCCCTGAgcgagaggagagaggaaaggtaTGAGCTTCAGCAGAAATGACCtattttttctcttcacattttctgatttggtccaaaaaacaaagacatacaacaataatctcaactcaacaTCCTCAGACTAACATAATCAAAGTGATGTGATCATTTCTGGCGACTGCTCAGCTCACGAGCGTCTTTTATCTTATTTGCATAAAAAGTCGTATTGTAGTAAAGTGGTCAGCGATGACTCAGCAGAAATGACTACGTAACACACATAACAGTAGATGAGATTATCAAAAGTATGAATTTTTGAAGTTGGTTCGAGAGAAGATCGAGGAACATCTGCatgtgaaaatatatttcacCAGAGTGATGTTCATTTTGGAGTTAAGACATTCAGCTTAACTGGCAGCAGGGGGCGCCACAATCGTTTGAATTGGTTTCACTTTTGCAAAAAGAGTTGAGGACAGACTGGtcgagtttgtgtgtgtgtgtgtgtgtgtgctctgtcctgttttttattgctttttgtgtgtgaatacattttgttttctaatcCCTGTATATCTATCATCTGTAAAAAGCTGCTTTATTGCTCCACTGGTACAATCAGAAAACCAGTATAAAGTTACAGATATGTTTTGTCAGGAttgtactttgtgtgttttctctttatctttgGCTCGCTGGTGTAGAGCATTTAGAGAATAATGGGTCgcctgtaaagaaaaaaaaaaatcttacagGATCCAGACGAGGCTGTTGTGGAGGTCCGGGTCCACAGACTCCATGTCATCCAGCGTGATCGGTTTTCCCAGCAGCTGTTTGTAGAAGGGCAGGGTGAAGCCTCCGTCTATGTAGTGGCCGTGGAACACCGCCATGCCCATGATACGACCCACGAAGTGGAAGTATGACAGGTGCTCCTGCAGATTAAACAGAGGATATTAATATTAAGACTTTCATtccaactgttttttgttttttttaaactaatttacAACCTGAACCTTTCCAGGCTGGTGTTAAAAGCACTTTTATTATACCATAATGACAATGCATTGCTCTGTCGCTGGACAAACCTCATCATAATTTACTGCATGCAAAGTTATATCATTGTGAAattatcatttaatatttaagtCTCTTGTATGCACGTCAAACTCAAAATCACATCAAATGATATCACAATTATATCACCAGCACTGTGTGACTGGAAACTATCTTTACTTGCTGCTCCAtaatattttctctatttctgcatcCTTGTAAACTTCATGTTTTCTATCTTTGTATCTGTGACTGGCTggattcattaaaataaaatcattccTACAGGGTTGACGGCAGAGTCCGGGTTAATCTGTAAAGTGTAGATGTCATCTCTGGAGTACTGGAACAGGCCGTAGTAGGGGTTCAGCATCTCATGGGACAGCAGGTACAACCACTccctaacaaacacacacgaaTACACAAAGCATGCTGAAAATGTGCTTCAATAAATGATTATACAAGTATAAATTAACtgaatgtgaatgaaaaaaagaaaaataagcaaATTACCTGGCTACCCCACCGTAGTCCAgtccctcttctcctctgaaTTTGATCATCAGTCTTTTCCAGAGATCTTTTGGACGCATCTTCATCACCTGTCGGTACGACTCCTGTAGTTCGACACAAACAGCAAATTTAATATGAGAAAGTACACAAAACAAGAGTGGCTTTAATATCACAAAATATAACTAGCGGGGCAGCACTGTTTCCTTTGCTGAATGGAAAAATAGTAAATAATAGCTTTGGAGGCTTTGGcttgctggtgtgtgtgtgtgtgtgtgtgtgtgtgtgtgtgtgtgtgtatgtgtgtgtgaagtactgtaactttgacaaaccaaacattgtcATGGGACCAACACACACCTTCAGAGACAACTCTTGGCTGTGTGTGCAGTGTCACTGCACTTATGTTAGATCAAGTTAGGGGAAGTATTAAGCTTAAGTAATGCAACATGAAGGAATTAATGTATTCAGTGGAGACATAAGAGAGATTTCCTCTTCATAATCAAGGATTAGcatgttgggagaaaatgactaATACAACAATACATTTCTAGAAAGTGGTGAGAAATGATACTCAGCTCTAGCCAGACTGGTTGTGAGGATACTGACATACGCAGACCTGGTAAGGGCTTCGTTTTCATGTGCGTACTGTAGGTTTGGGGCAGGTTCAGGCATAAAATACTAtgaatactactaatactacttcAATTTTACTGTTAAATATCCTTAAAAAATAATCTTGATAATTCATTGTACCTCTCCCCccagttttatttaaacaaatagtGAGTGTGTTGCCTTTTTACATTACATAAGAGTcagctctctgtctgtcctcagaGGAGTCCAGAGACTCAGAGGCTGTGCCACAGTAAACAATCTGCCACAGCAACAGCACTGCTGCGACGTGACAGCGTGACAGAGCCGGGCTGCACACAGAGGACTGTAAGCTGCTATTAAACAATCACGCATTTTAAATAGTTAATTTGGGCCTTTTAGTGCATGACTCAAAGGTTTCGAGACTCAAGTAACGGAGTCTTAAGGGTGCAGATAAATGTCTCCTTGACCCTTCCAAATGGTGCAGAACATTGCAAACCTCAATAGCATTTATGATGGAGTAGTGAGACATAATATTTGTGTAAATcaaacagtaccagtcaaaagtttggacacactttctcattcaagggaacgGGAAGGTGTtcccaaacttttgactggtactgtatgtcaaaTCATGGCACAGAACACGTATAAATAGGAAATCACACTAGAACCATTGTGACTACACGCACACTCACGTGCACTCACTGCCACGGGTAACTACAGCGTTGGTTTCTGCATGAAAACCTTAAGCAGCGCTGGTGTTTCGCACTTAGCTTTCCCCTTCCACAGCTGTCACGTCGAAGGGCGATGAAGTCATATTTTTCATTGCTCAACTTGTAGTTATGAAGTTATGTCTGGCCCCGAATACTTGCCACTGCTGCCTTAGCTCCTTTCCTCACCCCCTCCTTCCCACCCTCCACATCTCTTTAGCTGCTGAAATCATCCAGAAAGAATGCCTTGCCTTGGTAGAACAAATGATTGGGAGAGCaagaaaaggagagacagaagaggagaagaaaaggaacAGAGAAGGAGTTTTTTTGTGGTGTCGTGAAGGCCTTTTGGGTCTGCTTTTCCCTGGAAATCATAAAGCGGTTCTGAGTACTGCCCCAGGCCCTTTTCTGGTGCACGTCGTAAACAGGGTGAAAAAATGCCAGTAAAATGCAAAGATCTGGGTTTGTGAGCATTCTGCTATTGTTTTCATGGATGTTTTGAGTTTGCATGTCTGCACGTGATCCTTTGCGAGCCAGATGATGAATTTTATGAACACACGGTCAATGCACATCATTCGAATTCATGGTAAACTCTGTGTTGTTATGCATATTCGTTTGTGCGTGTATATTTGCAGCTGTGCTCAGATGACATTTAACAGTCACctaaatatttactttaatcGTTTAAAGAGCACATCAGAAACTTTAGGTGAGAACGTCGTGCGTGTCTCAGCTCACAGGTGCATGCAGGTATGTGCACTTCTGAGGTGGAGCAAGATTCTGGTGATGGTTCATGATCTGTGAGCGTAAAGGAAGGTAGTGTTTTTGCAATTTACTCGATAGGATGACTGTTCTCGAGCATTAGGCTGGTAAGTAGTGCATTAATGTGTTTTCGTCCGTGTACCTGCATATAAAAGGTGCATCTTCTCTTTAGGTGTTAAGTTTTATTTTGGGTTTGTTTACCTCAAATATCTCCTCACGGCAGACCTCGATGCGGCAGTGGCCGGCCTGGGGTTGTTGCTGAGAAAGCTCCTGTCGCAGGATCTTCAGCTTCTGCACCAGGTCTCGCTTGTATTTGGGCACCGTCAGGCATTCTGCCTCTTCAGGCAACTGGGCTGGAGACAGAGCTGGCTGAGGGCCACCAGGACCACCCTGGTCCTTCAACTGAGTCGGATGACTGGAAGGATAAAGTGGGTGAGGGAGAGGTGGAAGATGAACAGTCAAGGAGGGACGGAGGGGGAGAGACGCAGTCAGGGAGATCAACAAAGGTATGAATGGGGAGATGAGTGAGAAGACAAAGGGACAGAagggaaaagacagaagaaagggAGAGTCACAGGTCAGCATGATTCATCATTCACTGAAACAACAGCATTGAACAGTTTGTCTTGGGATGTTCTTTCCAAAGTAGAGTTTCCATTTGGTGCATTACAgctgtttactgtcatatgCTCATAGGGAGATTGTAATTTCTGTCGTGCACTGCTTTTACAACGGTGGAGGCAGCGGATTTATACGAAGATAGAAGAAAGAGGGATATGTCCTGTAGGGAATTCCCCAGCCC
Coding sequences within:
- the LOC137175580 gene encoding E3 ubiquitin-protein ligase SMURF2-like isoform X3 — translated: MSNQGVRRNGPVKLRLTVLCAKNLAKKDFFRLPDPFAKVVVDGSGQCHSTDTVRNTLDPKWNQHYDLYIGKADSITISVWNHKKIHKKQGAGFLGCVRLLSNAINRLKDTGYQRLDLNKLGPNDNDTVRGQIVVSLQSRDRIGTGGPVVDCSRLFDNDLPDGWEERRTASGRIQYLNHITRTTQWERPTRPASEYSSPSGRPLSCVVDENTPVMTPVNGAEASGPPGEQRLQERRVRSQRHRNYMSRTHLHTPPDLPEGYEQRTTQQGQVYFLHTQTGVSTWHDPRVPRDLSNVNCEELGPLPPGWEIRNTATGRVYFVDHNNRTTQFTDPRLSANLHLVLNHPTQLKDQGGPGGPQPALSPAQLPEEAECLTVPKYKRDLVQKLKILRQELSQQQPQAGHCRIEVCREEIFEESYRQVMKMRPKDLWKRLMIKFRGEEGLDYGGVAREWLYLLSHEMLNPYYGLFQYSRDDIYTLQINPDSAVNPEHLSYFHFVGRIMGMAVFHGHYIDGGFTLPFYKQLLGKPITLDDMESVDPDLHNSLVWILDNDITGVLDHTFCVEHNAYGEIIQHELKPNGKSIPVSEDTKKEYVRLYVNWRFLHGIEAQFLALQKGFNEVIPQHLLKAFDEKELELIVCGLGKIDISDWKSNTRLKHCTPDSNIVKWFWKAVESFDEERRARLLQFVTGSSRVPLQGFKALQGAAGPRLFTIHQIDANTNNLPKAHTCFNRIDIPPYESYDKLYDKLLTAIEETCGFAVE
- the LOC137175580 gene encoding E3 ubiquitin-protein ligase SMURF2-like isoform X2 codes for the protein MSNQGVRRNGPVKLRLTVLCAKNLAKKDFFRLPDPFAKVVVDGSGQCHSTDTVRNTLDPKWNQHYDLYIGKADSITISVWNHKKIHKKQGAGFLGCVRLLSNAINRLKDTGYQRLDLNKLGPNDNDTVRGQIVVSLQSRDRIGTGGPVVDCSRLFDNDLPDGWEERRTASGRIQYLNHITRTTQWERPTRPASEYSSPSGRPLSCVVDENTPVMTPVNGAEASGPPGEQRLQERRVRSQRHRNYMSRTHLHTPPDLPEGYEQRTTQQGQVYFLHTQTGVSTWHDPRVPRDLSNVNCEELGPLPPGWEIRNTATGRVYFVDHNNRTTQFTDPRLSANLHLVLNPSPNGSRVAMDSQNTNLSHPTQLKDQGGPGGPQPALSPAQLPEEAECLTVPKYKRDLVQKLKILRQELSQQQPQAGHCRIEVCREEIFEESYRQVMKMRPKDLWKRLMIKFRGEEGLDYGGVAREWLYLLSHEMLNPYYGLFQYSRDDIYTLQINPDSAVNPEHLSYFHFVGRIMGMAVFHGHYIDGGFTLPFYKQLLGKPITLDDMESVDPDLHNSLVWILDNDITGVLDHTFCVEHNAYGEIIQHELKPNGKSIPVSEDTKKEYVRLYVNWRFLHGIEAQFLALQKGFNEVIPQHLLKAFDEKELELIVCGLGKIDISDWKSNTRLKHCTPDSNIVKWFWKAVESFDEERRARLLQFVTGSSRVPLQGFKALQGAAGPRLFTIHQIDANTNNLPKAHTCFNRIDIPPYESYDKLYDKLLTAIEETCGFAVE
- the LOC137175580 gene encoding E3 ubiquitin-protein ligase SMURF2-like isoform X1; this translates as MSNQGVRRNGPVKLRLTVLCAKNLAKKDFFRLPDPFAKVVVDGSGQCHSTDTVRNTLDPKWNQHYDLYIGKADSITISVWNHKKIHKKQGAGFLGCVRLLSNAINRLKDTGYQRLDLNKLGPNDNDTVRGQIVVSLQSRDRIGTGGPVVDCSRLFDNDLPDGWEERRTASGRIQYLNHITRTTQWERPTRPASEYSSPSGRPLSCVVDENTPVMTPVNGAEASGPPGEQRLQERRVRSQRHRNYMSRTHLHTPPDLPEGYEQRTTQQGQVYFLHTQTGVSTWHDPRVPRDLSNVNCEELGPLPPGWEIRNTATGRVYFVDHNNRTTQFTDPRLSANLHLVLNSPSPNGSRVAMDSQNTNLSHPTQLKDQGGPGGPQPALSPAQLPEEAECLTVPKYKRDLVQKLKILRQELSQQQPQAGHCRIEVCREEIFEESYRQVMKMRPKDLWKRLMIKFRGEEGLDYGGVAREWLYLLSHEMLNPYYGLFQYSRDDIYTLQINPDSAVNPEHLSYFHFVGRIMGMAVFHGHYIDGGFTLPFYKQLLGKPITLDDMESVDPDLHNSLVWILDNDITGVLDHTFCVEHNAYGEIIQHELKPNGKSIPVSEDTKKEYVRLYVNWRFLHGIEAQFLALQKGFNEVIPQHLLKAFDEKELELIVCGLGKIDISDWKSNTRLKHCTPDSNIVKWFWKAVESFDEERRARLLQFVTGSSRVPLQGFKALQGAAGPRLFTIHQIDANTNNLPKAHTCFNRIDIPPYESYDKLYDKLLTAIEETCGFAVE